A DNA window from Labrys wisconsinensis contains the following coding sequences:
- a CDS encoding sugar-binding transcriptional regulator, whose translation MTVRRGRQGPDVAPGDPGAPAPLSGLGFDPVVAAAWLYYQDDLTQSEIAGLLGVSRATVVNLLGEARRRGVVHVALDPGAAGRVALARGLAARYGLADCVLVPDDGGASHPAERIGTAGAQLLARELRSGDRLGVSFGRTVLALSKALPAPSPPLRDIEVVQITGSLTAKDAFSPELCTLNVATRLQAHCNHLHAPMFVSSPTMRAMLTAEPPIAGHLALARSCNRVVFGVADLTIDGTIFQSGMFTPAEIAPYVARGAIAIIASHFVDIDGRPVDGAHHERLVGITLAELAAIPQRICVSGGPDKVNALHACLAGGYVTHLVTDERTARELLQQG comes from the coding sequence ATGACCGTGCGAAGGGGCCGCCAAGGTCCGGATGTCGCGCCCGGGGACCCCGGCGCGCCTGCGCCGCTCAGCGGCCTGGGCTTCGATCCCGTGGTCGCCGCCGCCTGGCTCTACTACCAGGACGACCTGACCCAGAGCGAGATCGCCGGCCTCCTCGGCGTGTCGCGCGCCACGGTGGTCAACCTGCTCGGCGAGGCCAGGCGACGCGGCGTGGTGCATGTCGCGCTCGATCCCGGCGCCGCCGGGCGCGTCGCCCTCGCCCGGGGGCTTGCGGCGCGATACGGCCTCGCCGACTGCGTGCTGGTGCCCGACGACGGCGGGGCGAGCCATCCCGCCGAACGGATCGGCACGGCCGGCGCCCAGCTCCTCGCCCGCGAGCTGCGCTCCGGCGACCGGCTCGGCGTCTCCTTCGGCCGCACCGTGCTGGCGCTCTCCAAGGCGCTGCCGGCGCCCTCCCCGCCGCTCCGCGACATCGAGGTGGTGCAGATCACCGGCAGCCTCACCGCCAAGGACGCCTTCTCGCCGGAGCTGTGCACGCTCAACGTCGCCACCCGGCTGCAGGCCCATTGCAACCACCTGCACGCGCCGATGTTCGTCTCCAGCCCGACGATGCGGGCGATGCTGACTGCCGAGCCGCCGATAGCGGGCCACCTGGCGCTAGCCCGCAGCTGCAACCGCGTGGTGTTCGGCGTCGCCGACCTCACCATAGACGGCACGATCTTCCAGAGCGGCATGTTCACCCCGGCCGAGATCGCGCCCTATGTCGCGCGGGGCGCCATCGCCATCATCGCCAGCCATTTCGTCGATATCGACGGCCGGCCGGTCGACGGCGCCCATCACGAGCGGCTGGTCGGCATCACCCTCGCCGAGCTCGCCGCCATCCCCCAGCGTATCTGCGTCTCCGGCGGCCCCGACAAGGTCAACGCCCTGCACGCCTGCCTCGCCGGCGGCTACGTCACCCACCTCGTCACCGACGAGCGCACGGCCCGGGAGCTGCTGCAGCAGGGGTGA
- a CDS encoding NAD(P)-dependent oxidoreductase: MSGSVLFIGVGRMGGLMALRLHQAGVPLAVADLSDAALAPFRGLGLPAAAAGRDLPGDVVISMLPTAADVREALLGPAGACRGAVSRRAVIDMTSATPAATVALGRELEALGIGLMDAPVSGGMAGAKGGSLTAMVGGDAVLFERHRALLAPMCASARLVGPLGAGHTLKALNNYLSAVTLWSSCEALLVGTRLGLDPEAMLEVWSRGSGRSHAVDVKLPRHVLPRSFDFGQSLELFCKDIGIAVALAEEAGVTAPALAAAAANWREARDRLGAGEDITAVMKLLESWVGERG; this comes from the coding sequence ATGAGCGGGAGCGTGCTCTTCATCGGCGTCGGGCGCATGGGCGGGCTGATGGCGCTGCGCCTGCACCAGGCCGGCGTGCCGCTGGCCGTCGCCGACCTGTCGGACGCGGCGCTGGCGCCGTTCCGCGGCCTCGGCCTGCCGGCTGCCGCCGCCGGGCGCGACCTGCCGGGCGATGTCGTCATCTCGATGCTGCCGACCGCGGCCGATGTGCGCGAGGCCCTGCTCGGGCCGGCCGGGGCCTGCCGCGGCGCCGTGTCCCGGCGGGCGGTGATCGACATGACCAGCGCCACGCCGGCGGCAACCGTGGCGCTCGGGCGCGAGCTCGAGGCGCTCGGCATCGGCCTGATGGACGCGCCGGTGAGCGGCGGCATGGCCGGCGCGAAGGGCGGCTCGCTGACGGCCATGGTCGGCGGGGACGCCGTCCTGTTCGAGCGCCACCGCGCGCTGCTGGCGCCGATGTGCGCCAGCGCGCGCCTGGTCGGGCCGCTCGGGGCCGGCCACACGCTGAAGGCCCTCAACAACTATCTCTCGGCGGTGACGCTGTGGTCGTCCTGCGAGGCGCTGCTGGTCGGCACGCGGCTCGGCCTCGACCCCGAAGCGATGCTGGAGGTGTGGAGCCGCGGCTCCGGCCGCAGCCACGCCGTCGACGTCAAGCTGCCCCGCCACGTGCTGCCGCGCAGCTTCGACTTCGGCCAGAGCCTGGAGCTGTTCTGCAAGGACATCGGCATCGCCGTCGCCCTGGCCGAGGAGGCCGGCGTGACCGCCCCGGCGCTCGCCGCCGCCGCCGCCAACTGGCGCGAGGCCCGCGACAGGCTCGGCGCCGGCGAGGACATCACCGCGGTGATGAAGCTGCTGGAAAGCTGGGTGGGGGAGAGGGGTTGA
- a CDS encoding enoyl-CoA hydratase/isomerase family protein encodes MKVENDAAGVTVIEITRAEDGNHIRSADLVTLAGTFDAVAAEPGLRAVIVAGEGADFCCGRIGAKGLTAASDIRDDLELILAVNRRLNGLDVPVIAAVEGRAFGFGCGFATQCDLTIAAANARFALPEMSHGLPPLIVLSYFGKFVPSKKAFELALTSREFGAEEAQALGIVNEVTAPGGALARARELAASIAAMDADSVRLLRTFCRRMDGMTDDHMARTGVNTMALSLSARALRR; translated from the coding sequence ATGAAGGTCGAGAACGACGCAGCCGGCGTGACGGTGATCGAGATCACCCGCGCCGAGGACGGCAACCACATCCGCTCGGCGGACCTGGTGACGCTGGCCGGGACCTTCGACGCCGTGGCCGCGGAGCCTGGTCTGCGCGCGGTCATCGTCGCCGGGGAGGGCGCGGATTTCTGCTGCGGGCGCATCGGCGCCAAGGGGCTGACGGCCGCGAGCGACATCCGCGACGACCTCGAGCTGATCCTGGCGGTCAACCGGCGTCTCAACGGCCTCGACGTGCCGGTCATCGCCGCGGTGGAGGGCCGGGCCTTCGGCTTCGGCTGCGGTTTCGCCACCCAGTGCGACCTCACCATTGCTGCTGCCAACGCGCGATTCGCCCTGCCGGAGATGAGCCACGGCCTGCCGCCGCTGATCGTGCTGTCCTATTTCGGCAAGTTCGTGCCGTCCAAGAAGGCCTTCGAGCTGGCGCTGACCAGCCGGGAGTTCGGCGCCGAGGAGGCGCAGGCGCTCGGCATCGTCAACGAGGTGACGGCGCCGGGCGGGGCGCTGGCGCGGGCGCGTGAGCTCGCCGCCTCCATCGCCGCGATGGACGCGGATTCGGTGCGCCTGCTCAGGACCTTCTGCCGGCGCATGGACGGCATGACCGACGACCACATGGCCCGCACCGGCGTCAACACCATGGCGCTGTCGCTGTCGGCCCGCGCCCTGCGCCGATAG
- a CDS encoding alpha/beta fold hydrolase, producing MQTIEVRGETLHYERAGSGPPLLLVHSLGTGAWLWRDEIRRWSSLFDVIAVDARGHGRSTARGAPTVPEIAADLAAVIAALGLAPAHVVAISMGGPISAHLIAQAPGSVASLVIADSFANQGEAGAKRAETIAAVVRDVGMAEFGRRYAQDTLLPATPRPVFDELAASLGAMDAQTYIACATSVFTSDVRDLMAAIRVPVRIVVGERDNRTPPALSEAIAALIPGAGLHHIADAAHLANLDQPERFEAAVLSFLTAQAGL from the coding sequence ATGCAGACGATCGAGGTCCGCGGCGAGACGCTGCACTACGAGCGTGCCGGCAGCGGCCCGCCCCTCCTCCTGGTCCACAGCCTCGGCACGGGCGCCTGGCTGTGGCGGGACGAGATCCGCCGCTGGTCGTCCCTCTTCGACGTGATCGCCGTCGACGCGCGCGGCCATGGCCGCTCCACCGCGCGCGGCGCCCCGACCGTGCCGGAGATCGCCGCCGACCTCGCGGCTGTCATCGCCGCGCTCGGCCTCGCACCGGCGCATGTCGTCGCCATCTCCATGGGCGGGCCGATCAGCGCCCATCTGATCGCGCAGGCGCCCGGCAGCGTCGCCAGCCTGGTCATCGCCGACAGCTTCGCCAACCAGGGCGAAGCGGGCGCCAAGCGGGCCGAGACCATCGCCGCTGTCGTGCGCGACGTCGGCATGGCCGAGTTCGGCCGGCGCTATGCGCAGGACACGCTGCTGCCCGCCACCCCGCGCCCCGTGTTCGACGAGCTCGCCGCCAGCCTCGGCGCCATGGATGCGCAGACCTATATCGCCTGCGCGACGTCCGTGTTCACCAGCGATGTGCGCGACCTCATGGCCGCCATCCGCGTGCCCGTGCGCATCGTCGTCGGCGAGCGCGACAACCGCACGCCGCCGGCCCTGTCCGAGGCGATCGCCGCGCTGATTCCGGGCGCCGGGCTCCACCACATTGCCGACGCCGCCCATCTCGCCAATCTCGACCAGCCCGAGCGCTTCGAGGCGGCTGTGCTGTCCTTCCTCACCGCGCAAGCGGGCCTCTAG
- a CDS encoding GntR family transcriptional regulator: protein MAEAATFAGLGLAPLRQEAAPLRRKIAATLRSLIETGALPAGTRLIEKELCAELAVSRTALREALRELESEGLLVAGARGLAVGGLSPAEAADIYAVRAALEGQVAEQFVARADAAALARLEAAADALRRAYEGGPIEPILAAKRDFYDCLCAGAANTVVPELLARLNSRISRLRVRSLADPGRSAASLAEIEALLAALWAGDAAAARAAAIRHVERAAAAALGAALPAP from the coding sequence ATGGCGGAGGCCGCCACCTTCGCCGGGCTCGGCCTGGCGCCGCTGCGCCAGGAGGCGGCGCCGCTGCGCCGCAAGATCGCGGCGACGCTGCGGAGCCTGATCGAGACCGGCGCCCTGCCGGCCGGCACGCGCCTGATCGAGAAGGAACTCTGCGCCGAGCTCGCCGTCAGCCGCACCGCCCTGCGCGAGGCGCTGCGCGAGCTGGAGAGCGAGGGCCTGCTCGTCGCCGGCGCCCGCGGCCTCGCCGTGGGCGGCCTCAGCCCGGCCGAAGCCGCCGACATCTATGCCGTGCGCGCCGCCCTGGAAGGCCAGGTGGCCGAGCAGTTCGTCGCCCGCGCCGATGCCGCCGCCCTGGCCCGGCTCGAAGCGGCGGCCGACGCCCTGCGCCGCGCCTATGAGGGCGGCCCCATCGAGCCGATCCTGGCGGCCAAGCGCGACTTCTACGACTGCCTCTGCGCCGGCGCCGCCAACACCGTGGTCCCGGAGCTGCTGGCGCGGCTCAATTCGCGCATCAGCCGGCTGCGCGTCCGCTCCCTCGCCGATCCCGGCCGCAGCGCCGCCTCGCTCGCCGAGATCGAGGCCCTGCTCGCCGCCCTCTGGGCCGGCGACGCCGCCGCGGCGCGCGCCGCGGCGATCCGCCATGTCGAGCGCGCCGCCGCGGCCGCGCTCGGCGCCGCCCTTCCAGCCCCCTGA
- the pcaC gene encoding 4-carboxymuconolactone decarboxylase yields MSDDLFDKGLQIRRDVVGKDYVDRSLAEADDFTRPMQELVTRFCWGEVWSRPGLERRERSMINLGMIAALNRPHELKLHVRGALNNGLTRDEIREIFLQVAVYCGMPAALDSFRIAREVFKEVDAGK; encoded by the coding sequence ATGAGCGACGACCTCTTCGACAAAGGCCTGCAAATCCGCCGCGACGTGGTCGGCAAGGACTATGTCGACCGCTCGCTGGCCGAGGCCGACGACTTCACCCGCCCGATGCAGGAGCTGGTCACCCGCTTCTGCTGGGGCGAGGTCTGGAGCCGCCCGGGCCTGGAGCGGCGCGAGCGCTCGATGATCAACCTCGGCATGATCGCGGCGCTCAACCGCCCGCACGAGCTCAAGCTGCACGTGCGCGGCGCCCTCAACAACGGCCTGACCCGCGACGAGATCCGCGAGATCTTCCTGCAGGTCGCGGTCTATTGCGGCATGCCCGCCGCCCTCGACAGCTTCCGCATCGCACGGGAGGTGTTCAAGGAGGTGGACGCGGGGAAGTAG